ATAGAATATCAGAGACTGAAAAGTAAATGGCTGCCTCTGTCCCTTCACCCTTCTCCTCCGTTCTCGCCACTTCCGGAGACTGTAACattctaatataactttgtaGATCCCGCTTAAATTATGTATGATAGATATTATTGGGATAGACATGGACTTGTAAAATTTTGTTAATGCAATTAATAATAGTGCTAATCGTTTTTACCCAGCATCCTTAGCCTTGTTTTATTAGGCATTATCTTTCCATATCTACATAATCAATAGTAACGCAGAACTTTTATCTTCTTCTGAGATAATTTTTAGCTAAATCTTAGATTAGTTGTGGACTCTACGTTTATAGTACTCGTTTACTATGTAGCTTTAGATCTGAAAATTAGTATAAAATGGATACTGAATAAATTAGTTGTTAAACTCATCCACTATTAGGCCATTACTACTCTTCTAAAACAAACAGAGAGAGGTACCTTAACCTTTTTGTACCaaaattggttttgagtttcTTAATCCGTTGTTACTTTTCAAGTTGCTTAACTTTATTCACTCCtccttttaagttttaatattaagattaaAGCTCAATTCGTCAATATTAATCAGTTCCCCGACTAAACTATAGTCTCCAAAAGTATATTTAGATTTAGATTAGTGTTAAGCAGCTTATCTCACCGACAGACTGATAGAGACAACCACATGCCGGCTAATTAAAATTAGCACAATCCAATCAGGTATTATCTTTTTGTTAATTGCACTGTAAGCAATCTCATCACAACTATAGATCACGCTCACTTTCACTGTTCcattagaaaaatatcttaAGTGGGTTTATGAATTAGAGTGAACTCTTGTTCTACAAACAAACAAAGTATTGTTGTTCAATCCTTCAATTGGATTTGCAACATGTCATTTCATGTGGGGAAGAGGAATATCATAATCTACTTAATGTAATGGACGACAACGCACCtggttttcttttttactttataTGATTAACAATTTGAACAAAtaattgaaggaaaaaaaacaaaaaaaaaacatatgctTCAATGTGATCTACTTCTATTGATTAAACTAAgatcttattttgttttttgttttataatgTGATAATATCACACCTGCTTCAGCGAATGAGAAGACAAATTTATGGAGGccacagaaaaggaaaaatgtcaaaaatatcaattttgatTACATGCAAATATGCAATCATTTAGCTCCCATTTATGATCCCTACTGGAGGATGAAAGCTACCTTCTTTTACATGCTAGATACATTAAAAGCACCATCGCTCTCCCGTTGAATGAAactcttaattttttataacacGAACAATGAATATTGATGTAATCAACTCATTAGTCATTACAAGTTTGTTTAAATATTGtcgaaaatatataaaaataaaagaaaaataaaaaatgacggAATAGTATATAAATTATGtaggctattttttttttcccgaTTGTTGGGTTACAAACTCgacccaaaaagaaaagaaaagacacaaaacaaatcCTACATCtcagttatattttttttggcatTGCCATCAAGAATAATGATCAAGAATAGGATAATACTACTAATATAAAAatgtcaaatataaaaaaaattacacctAATACAAAGACTaacaccaaattaaaaaaaaaaaggttctcCAACTAAATACTAGAGATACAATAACTCTTGCTATGTTGTCTTTACCTTTTATTGCAATATTCTGCCTCCGACACGGTATAAAAGACCACATCCCTATACTCAATGTCACATTTGCACACGAAAATCATTTTAGTGATCACACAGCTTCTCATTAGCACTACAAGACTTTtctattcttattattattgatcatgaaattttttttaattgttgatgaatttgaacTCCTCCTATAAAACATATTGAAccttaatattattgaaattttgcagaaaatttttcaatttatttttttcaaaattcaacccCCAATAGTTATCACCTTGTCTTTTGATCCAGCATCTCACCAAGATTGCTTCATTGATTTTGAAGACCACCGTTCTAAAACTACACTATACTCCTCCAGCAAGAATTGAATGGAAGTTTCAATGCACTCTATCAAAACATTAACTCTAGAATATGCATTCAAAAATTCCCGtaaaagtttataaaattatgtcttttttttaGGACGCCGCAAACTAAAAATATGCACTTTGATTTTTGAACAAGTCATATTAACATACCACTCATCACATCAAACATGCATGAACTTTGTAATGTCTTAATCCAGTTGTTTAATGCTCTTGTTTACTCAATTTTGATACACAGCTGGCCTAATTGTACCACAATTTCATTATGAAggacaattattttttttttctgaactACTGTTTGTTGATTCCTCTCTTAAGTCGTACTCTTGGTATTGATTTGAAGATGTTTTTCGATgatcaaattctaatttatatttctaatacttATCAAATTTGAATTAGCCACAGCAAAAATTCAGAGCAAGAAGCAAGAAGGAGGCAGAGAGGATTGTCCAATTTATTAAACTCgtcattttttttccttcaattgGATTGTCGGATAATATTCGATAAAATCCAACAAAATCCGGTTTACAGATTAGGTCACCAAATTCACCTGATTATTATCTGATTGGAGGTATGTAGGATAATTGTCCTTGTGTGATGTTTTAATTGCAAAATGATTAACCGGATTAAGGATAGAGGCTTATGGTTGCAACTTCTTTTGGATTAGGCAACATTGTGAGTCGTAATGCTATTTCGACAACCTTACTAGTGTTTAAAGGTTGGAGTGATTTCgaaaaagtaaattatttagtttgtgttttttaatttttgttttattccagtgtttgatatttttgttattttcactgttcctctaaaatttgaagaaagaaaaaatacaaaacaaatctTACATTTCAGtcatatttcttttaatattgcTATCAAGGATAATGATTAAGAATAAGACATAactactaatataaaaatatccaaaataaaaaaaaatcacacctaAAACAAAGTCTTTAacactaaattaaaaagaaagttCTCCCACTAAATATTAGGGTTATAATAACTCTTGTTAAgttgtctttattttttattatattattccgTCTCCAGCACTGTATATAAGGCCTCATTTTTGTAATGGTTGCTAAAGTTGCACACGTATATCATTTTGGTAATCATGCAGCTTCTCATTAGCATCACAAGACTTTACTACTCttgttttgtttattaattattttttttcaattattgataaatttaaaCTCTTTGTGTGAAGCATATTGAATCTTGATATTATTGAaactttgtaaaaaaaattcactttattttttttaaactcaaACTCCAATAATTATTATCTTGCCTTTTGGCCCATCTTACCAAGACTGCGTCACTGATTTTAAATACCATTTACTCTAGAGCTGCACTGTACTCCTCCAGCAAGAATTGGACGGATGTTTTAATGCACTCTTCCAAAACATTGACTCTAAAATCTGTATTTAAAaactcacataaaaacacaACAATATTCTCAGCATTCACACCAGAAGTCATATACACTTATATTGAGTTAAATCTCAAAGTGGTCCCTCAACTTGCAATCGAGCCTCACGGTTGTCCCTAAACTTGCAATTGCCTCAATATTGTCCTTGAATTCAACAAAAGTGACTCATGGTCGTCCCTAAAGTATTTTTCGGAGAATATTCCTTAACGGCGTGATGACGTGTACTTAGAGACACCACGGTGGATAGGTAACGGCTATATGACGTGGTTATTATCGTTATTTGACTCAATTTAGTCCCTGAAGTGGTTTATAACCCTAGTTCCCAATTTGAGTTCCATCTCTGTCCACCATTAGAAGtcactctctttcttttttttctgctctccttcttcttctccaccacatctccttcttcttcttccactatTAGAAGACACTACTTTGTCATCTTCTattttcttcctcctcctccttttttcaCCTCTCTTCTCTCACTTTCTCTGTAAGTgctgtaaaccctaaacccttttcttctttttccattttctaATTCCTCAAAATTTTGCAATTTTATTCATGTATCGCCCAAACTTCCTAGTTCACTTGGAACCCTGCCTTTGTTTCTGACCTTGCAGCTCTTCTTATCAACTGGGTCGTTCTGAGGAAGCTGAAGCTCTCGTCTTTAAGGCCACTTCCAAGCTTGAATCTCAAAACAGAGAGCTTGCTCTTTTCTACTGTAAATTGCTTGAGTCACACTCCAAGCGAGGCTCATAGAAAGGTTTTGGTGTTGTTTATTGTTACATGAACTAGCTTTTTTGTAATTCTTCCTCTGTTTACATAAAACCCAGGGCTTTTGAGTAGATAGTTAGTGGTTTGTGTGCAATGGATAGGTTTCGTGAAGCCAAGGATTTGGTTGAGGATTTGAGAGGTAATGGTGGAGAAATTTGACGCTTCAGCTTTTGAGTTGAAGTCCATTATATATGGTTATAGGAGGCTGGGATTGTTCCATGATTTGCAGAGAGTTGTGGATCAATAAGTGAGGTGACTTTGAGATTGACACTGTTTGCACTAATATGGTTCTTTCAACTTTTGGCACTCATGGTGAGCACATTGAAATGATTTCCTAGCTAAAGAAGATGATTACCTTAGGCATCTCATTCAACTCCTCAATCGACAATGGCAACTCATTCAGGAGGTAATCAACAGTGGAAATGAGTTTCGGACTTAAGAAGTTACTGGATTATTGTGTGATTTTGGAGGAGGTAATGGTGTGGGATTCATCGGAGGTTAAATTAAATTTGCATGGATGTCATTTGGGTTCATCTTATTTGATTATGCTGCTTTGGTTGAAGGAGATGTggcggagaagaagaagaatagagaagaagaaagagagtgaCTTCTAATGTTGGATACAGATAGAGCTCAAATTGGAGACTAAGGTTATAAACCACTTTAGGGACTAAATTGAGTCAATAACGATAACAGCCACGTTATATAGCTGTTACCTATCCACCGTGGCGTCTCTTAGTACACGTCATCACGCCGTTAAGAAATATTTTTcagaaaatattttagagacGACCGTGAGTCACCTTTATTAAATTCAGGGACAATATTAAAGTCATTGTAAGTTTAGAAATGACCGTAAGACTCAATTGCAAATTTAggacattttaaaattaataggaGGACCCTATATGCAAACTCACCAACACTTCAGATACACAATTACATTTTAATCACAACGAATACCCTTTTGTGCAGAAACATTGGTGATTGATCTCCTGCATTTGAATACCTCACTCATGTAAGTTTATTAAGTATCTTTTGAAGTGCCATAATTTTATAGTAAAAGAGTACTCTCTCCATGGtacattcaaattaaatttttatttaaatagttaaaaattatattttgaataatttttactCGTTGATTATTTGTGAAGAATTAATTCTTAAATCTTCATGTTGTTTAAGAagctaactaaaaaaaaaactgagagTTTAGTAGTATGATTAGATCAGCGTCTGAAGTCTGAACTATTTGTTTTGAAAACAAACTTATAAGTTATAATAGTGACACAAAGTTAAATTGGaatcaagaaaaaattaagCTGAACTTATTATTAGTTCACATATAATATAATCCATGACTTCTACTACAAATACATTTTTTGAGCTGGCTTTTCCTATTTGTGTATAAACTGTTAATAACTAATCAACCATTAAGAATTAATAATTCTATAATAGTAGCCAGTAAACtagttgttattttttgttttatatttttatatatatatattttctaagACTAGTTTTTTACACCTTTCTCCTTGTTAAATCAGAGTCCAGTTCTAGGGTTTCTTTCTGCCACCCAAACCCGAATTTCGAGTCAGTGTATTCTCCAATTCAAACAATGGGAAAAAAGAAACCAAAGGACCCTCCACAAACCGACTTAGCTTCGCCCCGTCCCGCCGCCGGCATTTTCTCCTCGCTCTTTGCCGCCGCACCGGAACCAAGCACCGCCCTCGCTTCCTTATTCTCCGACGACAACCCCTTTCGGAGAAAGCCCACTCAACCTTCTCAGGAATCAAACGAACAAACTCAAATCCCTAACAATGTCGGATCCGCACAACACGACACCGGCGAggagaagaggaaaaggaaaacCTTAGAGGAGAAGCCCTCCGCCGATTCCGCAATCGAAGCTTCGGGGAAGAAGAGGAAGTACCACGAGTCAATTGAAGAGGCCAAAGGCTCTGACTTGGCAATTGAAAAGAACGATGaggggaaggagaagaagaagaagaagaggaaaagagagGAGCTTGAGAAGGAGTGGGAGGAGAGGAAGTATGGTGCGGTGGtggatgaagaaaaagaagcgtCTTTGTTGGAGAACGGAAAAGTTGGGAACAAGAGGAAGTTGCTGCATAACCCTGCTGATATGATGGTATCGAAGGAAGGGTTTGATGATGAGGAGAAGCTCTTGAGAACGGTATTCGTTGGAAATTTGCCTCtcaaggtgaagaagaagacccTGCTCAAAGAGTTCAAGAAGTTCGGTGAGGTTGAATCCGTGAGGATTCGTTCTGTTCCGATACAAGACGTaggtttttttatcttttgggtGTTCTTTCAAGATTtaaatgcttttttttttatcctttttcaaTTTGGAATCTGAGTTAACGTTGTACTATTTTGTATTGAACAGACTAAAAAGCCTAGGAAGGGTGCTATCCTTGCGAAGAAAATCAATGATGCTGCTGATAGGTATTCGAGCTGAACTAAACTGAACAATTTACAGATTTGGTTTAATGCTTTGATAAGGAGGGCtcatttttagggatttctaatTGATGAATGTTTGTTTACTTTTTGCAAGTGTTCATGCCTACATTGTTTTCAAAACGGAAGAATCTGCTCAGGCATCTTTGTCCCACAACATGGCAGTGGTATGTCCTTGTCCCACTTATGTGGAATTGTATCTAGTATTGTATTTACCTTGTATATTTTGGTGATGGCTTGCTTATAAGTTATAAAGTAGTTTATTTATCTGGATGTAGGTTGAAGGGAATCATATTCGTGTTGATAGGGCATGCCCGCCCCGCAAGAAACTTAAAGGGGAGAGTACTCCACTTTATGATAACAAGAGAACTTTGTTTGTGGGCAACCTTCCATTTGATGTGAAGGTATATTTCTTGTCAATAATTTTCATTATGATTGAGTTCTCACGATTACATCACGTCTGAGGGTCTACAGAGGCTAATAGATATAACATGTGATCCTTCTCTCCAGGATGAAGAATTATATCAGTTATTTTGTAGCATACCTAACCTGGGAACCAGTGTAGAAGCTGTAAGAGTTGTTAGAGATCCTCATCTTAATGTTGGAAAGGGTATTGCCTATGTGCTGTTTAAAACAAAGGTAGGCTGTTTTGGTGCTCGAATAgctatatgttttttttatcaagTATGCTCACTTTGTGCTCTTAAAGCTTAGGTTAAATAACCATGTTATAACTAGTTAAAATCAGAGCTGTCTGTGACTTGATATTTCTGTGAGAAACCATCATATTATGTGATTGCTTTTTCGTGTTATCTGTTTCTGAGAAGTAGAGGTTTTCCGTCATTTAATCCGGAACATAGGTCATTGTAATTGCATTGGACTATTGTTTGTCCTGAGGCTTTGTTTCCTTATTTTCATATGGGTTAGctgttttgaaaaattttttagatgCCATTTTGAACCCAAATATATTATCCCAacaggatttttatttttaactgtacttgttttttatttgttctttagttttttttttctcttttgtttttttgcGGGGTTGGGggttataattattaattaggtACATAGTTCAATGGTGATATGTAATATACATGAGTGCTGTAACAGTTAAGGTGTAATTAGGTTAGTATTGAATGGGATGATATTGCCTGTAAAGAGCAGCAAAAATTGTTTTCAGCCTTGCCCTCTAGAACCATGTccataaattttaactaaaattggGTTGTCTTAACTGCAGGAAGCTGCTAATTCTGCACTCAAGAAACGGAACCTGAAGCTTCGAGACCGAGAATTACGACTCAGTCATGCCAAGGCTGATTCCACTCCATCGAAAAAGCCAAAGCCAAAGCCAAAGCCATCACCAGCACAAGCTCCTGGCACCCCGGCCAAGAGAAAGTCTCTGGCTATGACGTCTCCTTCAAGCAGCATCAACAGgtcaaacaaaaaattcaatGCATCTTACCAGGGTTTGCGTGCAACAAAATCtgatttcaagaagaaagctcatggAGTAGAAAAATCAAAAGGACGCTCGGAGAAACGACCATCAGTTGCTGCCAGAAAAGCCAAAGCAAAAATGCTCAAAGAAAGTGGTTCATCAAAACAAGCTGGGATGAAACGCAAGCTTGATAGTCGTACTCCAGATAGCTCCTTCAGAAATAAGAAGGTGAAGAAGAATAGGTAGCACGTTTCCAGTATTATAAGGGATTTTAGATTACAAAACTTGTTAGCCCTCACTGGCTCTGATGGCTGATGAGCAAACATG
The Arachis duranensis cultivar V14167 chromosome 5, aradu.V14167.gnm2.J7QH, whole genome shotgun sequence genome window above contains:
- the LOC107487189 gene encoding nucleolar protein 12, with protein sequence MGKKKPKDPPQTDLASPRPAAGIFSSLFAAAPEPSTALASLFSDDNPFRRKPTQPSQESNEQTQIPNNVGSAQHDTGEEKRKRKTLEEKPSADSAIEASGKKRKYHESIEEAKGSDLAIEKNDEGKEKKKKKRKREELEKEWEERKYGAVVDEEKEASLLENGKVGNKRKLLHNPADMMVSKEGFDDEEKLLRTVFVGNLPLKVKKKTLLKEFKKFGEVESVRIRSVPIQDTKKPRKGAILAKKINDAADSVHAYIVFKTEESAQASLSHNMAVVEGNHIRVDRACPPRKKLKGESTPLYDNKRTLFVGNLPFDVKDEELYQLFCSIPNLGTSVEAVRVVRDPHLNVGKGIAYVLFKTKEAANSALKKRNLKLRDRELRLSHAKADSTPSKKPKPKPKPSPAQAPGTPAKRKSLAMTSPSSSINRSNKKFNASYQGLRATKSDFKKKAHGVEKSKGRSEKRPSVAARKAKAKMLKESGSSKQAGMKRKLDSRTPDSSFRNKKVKKNR